Proteins co-encoded in one Maylandia zebra isolate NMK-2024a linkage group LG16, Mzebra_GT3a, whole genome shotgun sequence genomic window:
- the abi3bpa gene encoding target of Nesh-SH3 isoform X6, producing MMKMQQHSHIFLALILAVFIFRIALSGPSVVRVRRQNMKVRISTTGDTIVMKFLRPNTDTRLEGYILGYGGSMFSKQFIQLPEDGKPYETEFDAEPKYLIAVQPIPANEVKKQCTGKVELQKPLHLVIGSVTPTSVLLSWGTLLKTPYEGNVMNDCLEDGHYTVRYREKNRKWNYQTCPTSDTVIDKLKPNTVYEFGVQPNSKDGTGVWSRPVVHNISMPRVEEKVIRKIFRPPVSPAKPVPSGPHSLPSFPHLTSSVQNKTRGRLPFSRNIATQTTLAPTTTTTKTTTTTKETLSTRGPAPAVINKQPIAASGAHHRGNAPPRRIVWPKEKSVLRPSVSGNKKTNLVAKPSSHDKPMDLKQGEKASVLKPFPLVTARPKQEPKQQTTTTAPALNTSRFDIYENSSIFRPLPKSEVDSMGNPRFIAPHVIYKTDKPPEEPCSITSSLAYFPDEEGSDQNVTGPPRLPPSNVTVVTVEGCPSFVILDWQKTDNETREYEVVSTTTGPNGRQTSVLTTNQTHTAVENLKPESSYEFTVTPRNELGTGPSSDPVTFSTESADPRVSEYVSGKDAIWTQFPFKADAHSECNGKQFVKRTWYRKFVGIQLCNSLRYKIYLSETLNGKFYNIGDQTGYGEDHCQFVDSFLDGKTGSHFLADQLPSRQGFYRALRQEPVSFGEIGGKSHSTYVGWYECGTPIPGKW from the exons TGAGACGCCAAAACATGAAAGTCCGCATCAGCACCACAGGAGACACCATTGTGATGAAGTTTTTGCGTCCCAACACTGACACCAGGCTGGAGGGATACATCCTGGGATACGGCGGCAGCATGTTCTCCAAACAGTTCATTCAGCTGCCAGAAGATGGAAAACCATATGAGACAGAGTTTG ATGCTGAGCCCAAGTACCTTATAGCTGTCCAGCCTATTCCTGCTAACGAGGTGAAGAAGCAGTGCACAG GTAAAGTGGAATTGCAGAAGCCGCTGCACCTGGTCATTGGGTCGGTGACGCCAACCTCAGTTCTTCTGTCCTGGGGGACACTGCTGAAAACCCCTTATGAAGGCAACGTCATGAATGACTGTCTGGAGGATGG ACACTACACAGTGCGTTACCGTGAGaagaacaggaagtggaactACCAGACCTGTCCAACAAGCGATACAGTCATTGACAAACTGAAGCCAAACACAGTCTATGAGTTTGGTGTCCAGCCAAATTCTAAGGATGGCACCGGTGTGTGGAGCAGGCCGGTTGTTCACAACATCAGCATGCCAAGAGTCGAAG AGAAGGTCATCAGGAAAATCTTTAGGCCTCCAGTCAGCCCTGCG AAACCTGTACCTTCAGGTCCCCATTCCTTGCCCTCATTTCCTCACCTCACTTCCTCAG TCCAAAACAAGACCAGGGGCAGACTGCCCTTCTCCAGGAACATAGCCACACAGACGACTCTTG CGccaaccacaaccacaaccaaaacCACAACTACTACTAAGGAAACCCTGTCTACTCGTGGACCTGCACCTGCTGTGATCAACAAACAGCCAATTG cAGCCAGTGGGGCGCATCATAGGGGCAATGCTCCTCCTAGACGTATCGTGTGGCCCAAAGAAAAATCTG TTCTGCGTCCCTCTGTTTCTGGCAACAAGAAGACCAACCTGGTGGCAAAGCCTAGCAGTCATG ATAAACCCATGGACCTGAAACAAGGAGAAAAGGCGTCTGTCCTGAAGCCGTTCCCGCTGGTCACAGCCAGACCCAAGCAAGAGCCCAAACAGCAGACGACCACCACAGCCCCTGCGCTAAACA CCAGCCGTTTTGACATATATGAAAACTCCTCCATATTCAGGCCCCTGCCTAAGTCAGAGGTAGACAGCATGGGCAACCCGCGCTTTATAG CTCCCCACGTCATCTACAAGACGGATAAGCCGCCAGAAGAGCCATGCTCTATCACCTCCTCCCTCGCTTACTTCCCCGATGAGGAAGGCAGCGATCAGAATGTGACCGGTCCTCCCCGCCTACCTCCATCCAACGTTACTGTGGTCACCGTGGAGGGTTGCCCGTCCTTTGTCATTCTTGACTGGCAGAAAACCGACAACGAAACCAGAG AGTATGAAGTTGTGTCCACCACCACAGGCCCGAATGGAAGGCAGACGTCAGTATTGACAACCAACCAGACCCACACAGCCGTGGAGAATCTCAAACCAGAGAGCAG TTATGAATTCACAGTAACACCGAGGAATGAGCTGGGAACGGGACCCTCCTCCGATCCTGTAACTTTTAGCACAGAGTCAG CGGACCCTCGAGTGAGCGAGTATGTTTCAG GCAAAGATGCCATCTGGACTCAGTTTCCGTTTAAAGCTGATGCCCACTCTGAATGCAATGGAAAGCAGTTCGTGAAGAGAACCTGGTACCGAAAGTTTGTGGGCATCCAGCTCTGCAACTCCTTAAGATACAAGATCTACCTGAGCGAGACTCTCAATG GGAAGTTTTACAACATAGGGGATCAGACGGGATACGGCGAGGACCACTGTCAGTTTGTGGATTCTTTCTTGGATGGCAAGACTGGCAGCCATTTCCTGGCTGACCAGCTTCCAAGCAGACAAG GCTTCTACAGAGCGCTGAGACAAGAGCCCGTTTCCTTTGGAGAGATCGGAGGAAAGTCGCACTCGACTTACGTAGGCTGGTATGAGTGTGGCACTCCCATACCTGGAAAGTGGTAA
- the abi3bpa gene encoding target of Nesh-SH3 isoform X1, with amino-acid sequence MMKMQQHSHIFLALILAVFIFRIALSGPSVVRVRRQNMKVRISTTGDTIVMKFLRPNTDTRLEGYILGYGGSMFSKQFIQLPEDGKPYETEFDAEPKYLIAVQPIPANEVKKQCTGKVELQKPLHLVIGSVTPTSVLLSWGTLLKTPYEGNVMNDCLEDGHYTVRYREKNRKWNYQTCPTSDTVIDKLKPNTVYEFGVQPNSKDGTGVWSRPVVHNISMPRVEEKVIRKIFRPPVSPAKPVPSGPHSLPSFPHLTSSVQNKTRGRLPFSRNIATQTTLAPTTTTTKTTTTTKETLSTRGPAPAVINKQPIGGGDLSRSEVPLTPKLHPLLHITTTMAPVPVVQANVENHGGHVQPQPNLKLQQQYSGLPKPKPQQPQMKPRVNAQRLPKPTDQTVTQPHTTPQIKVQTTSKLHITPQSIIQIQPLPHTTPQLKVQTKLQPHTTPQSKIQMKPQPHTTLQQKVPIQLQPHTTARTKLHAQPKPLSTAQPIFQTKPQLQIQTTFQPKLHTQPQQHLAVSQPTEHTHPLSLPQTKPKPQSHLQTTPHLESEPQPQPTPYTKRQAQPLAQEVHKTQTQPQRQDQLSSQTTPVPSIQSTYPIPQHIPYTKKRPLKTQTQPQPHPQNKSPNPPHKPKTPQQQPGVSTRRKSGIQPASKPSIISSHSKPSTQPEPKNQTKPQPLSQPKRQPKLHPSTQLPKSHSKPIIRDKQNSPPKILPQLKSQPPKNTQDHVVPQPITKPQFPSKAQSQPQLPSKPQPKPQAGLQPHSRTYSDPTKVTSKQAVPTAPSPQEEGKPLPRPALATEKAGRYNHGPGVLGSSEVPRSPISSSVPTAGRNTTLRRTSVPSHSTNHVARPFSQSRTVTSSHSSSTPGAASGAHHRGNAPPRRIVWPKEKSVLRPSVSGNKKTNLVAKPSSHDKPMDLKQGEKASVLKPFPLVTARPKQEPKQQTTTTAPALNTSRFDIYENSSIFRPLPKSEVDSMGNPRFIAPHVIYKTDKPPEEPCSITSSLAYFPDEEGSDQNVTGPPRLPPSNVTVVTVEGCPSFVILDWQKTDNETREYEVVSTTTGPNGRQTSVLTTNQTHTAVENLKPESSYEFTVTPRNELGTGPSSDPVTFSTESADPRVSEYVSGKDAIWTQFPFKADAHSECNGKQFVKRTWYRKFVGIQLCNSLRYKIYLSETLNGKFYNIGDQTGYGEDHCQFVDSFLDGKTGSHFLADQLPSRQGFYRALRQEPVSFGEIGGKSHSTYVGWYECGTPIPGKW; translated from the exons TGAGACGCCAAAACATGAAAGTCCGCATCAGCACCACAGGAGACACCATTGTGATGAAGTTTTTGCGTCCCAACACTGACACCAGGCTGGAGGGATACATCCTGGGATACGGCGGCAGCATGTTCTCCAAACAGTTCATTCAGCTGCCAGAAGATGGAAAACCATATGAGACAGAGTTTG ATGCTGAGCCCAAGTACCTTATAGCTGTCCAGCCTATTCCTGCTAACGAGGTGAAGAAGCAGTGCACAG GTAAAGTGGAATTGCAGAAGCCGCTGCACCTGGTCATTGGGTCGGTGACGCCAACCTCAGTTCTTCTGTCCTGGGGGACACTGCTGAAAACCCCTTATGAAGGCAACGTCATGAATGACTGTCTGGAGGATGG ACACTACACAGTGCGTTACCGTGAGaagaacaggaagtggaactACCAGACCTGTCCAACAAGCGATACAGTCATTGACAAACTGAAGCCAAACACAGTCTATGAGTTTGGTGTCCAGCCAAATTCTAAGGATGGCACCGGTGTGTGGAGCAGGCCGGTTGTTCACAACATCAGCATGCCAAGAGTCGAAG AGAAGGTCATCAGGAAAATCTTTAGGCCTCCAGTCAGCCCTGCG AAACCTGTACCTTCAGGTCCCCATTCCTTGCCCTCATTTCCTCACCTCACTTCCTCAG TCCAAAACAAGACCAGGGGCAGACTGCCCTTCTCCAGGAACATAGCCACACAGACGACTCTTG CGccaaccacaaccacaaccaaaacCACAACTACTACTAAGGAAACCCTGTCTACTCGTGGACCTGCACCTGCTGTGATCAACAAACAGCCAATTG GAGGAGGAGACCTCTCCAGATCTGAGGTCCCATTAACTCCCAAGCTCCATCCTTTACTACATATAACAACCACCATGGCACCTGTGCCAGTAGTCCAGGCAAATGTGGAGAATCATGGAGGGCACGTACAACCTCAACCTAACTTGAAGCTCCAGCAACAGTATTCAGGACTACCAAAGCCCAAACCCCAACAGCCTCAAATGAAGCCCAGAGTTAATGCTCAACGTCTCCCAAAGCCCACTGACCAAACTGTGACACAACCCCACACAACACCCCAAATCAAAGTCCAAACCACATCAAAACTCCACATAACACCCCAGTCTATAATTCAGATCCAACCACTACCCCACACAACACCCCAATTAAAGGTCCAAACCAAACTACAACCCCACACAACACCCCAGTCCAAAATTCAAATGAAACCACAACCCCACACAACACTCCAGCAGAAAGTCCCGATCCAACTACAACCCCACACAACAGCCCGTACTAAGCTCCATGCACAGCCAAAACCCCTATCAACAGCCCAGCCTATATTTCAAACAAAACCTCAACTGCAAATCCAAACAACATTCCAGCCCAAACTCCATACCCAACCTCAACAACACCTGGCAGTATCCCAGCCTACAGAGCATACCCACCCCCTTTCACTGCCTCAGACAAAACCAAAACCCCAATCACATCTTCAAACCACACCACATCTTGAATCAGAACCACAGCCTCAGCCAACACCCTACACCAAACGCCAGGCCCAACCACTAGCACAAGAGGTACATAAGACCCAGACACAGCCTCAGAGACAAGATCAACTAAGTTCCCAAACCACTCCTGTGCCATCTATTCAATCCACTTATCCAATACCCCAGCACATTCCCTATACCAAGAAAAGACCGCTAAAGACTCAAACTCAACCTCAACCTCATCCacaaaataaatctccaaatcCACCACATAAACCAAAGacaccacaacaacagccagGTGTAAGTACCAGGCGCAAGTCTGGAATCCAACCAGCATCAAAACCAAGCATAATTTCTTCCCATTCCAAACCCTCAACACAACCCGAGCCCAAGAACCAAACTAAGCCCCAACCACTCTCTCAACCAAAAAGGCAGCCCAAGCTTCACCCATCAACTCAACTTCCAAAAAGTCATTCAAAGCCAATAATTAGGGATAAACAAAACTCTCCACCAAAAATTCTGCCACAGTTAAAATCACAACCTCCAAAAAATACCCAGGACCATGTTGTACCTCAACCCATTACCAAGCCACAGTTTCCATCAAAGGCCCAGTCACAACCCCAACTTCCATCTAAGCCCCAACCTAAACCTCAAGCTGGGCTTCAGCCTCACTCCAGGACCTACTCTGATCCCACCAAGGTCACCTCAAAGCAGGCAGTCCCTACGG CTCCTAGTCCACAAGAAGAGGGCAAGCCTCTACCAAGACCTGCCCTGGCTACAGAGAAGGCTGGTAGATACAATCATG GTCCTGGTGTTCTCGGGTCGTCTGAAGTTCCTCGTTCTCCCATTAGCTCATCTGTTCCTACAGCAGGAAGAAACACCACCCTGCGTCGCACATCGGTTCCTTCTCATTCCACTAATCATGTTGCCAGACCATTCTCACAATCCAGGACAGTCACTTCCTCTCACAGTTCCAGCACACCTGGCG cAGCCAGTGGGGCGCATCATAGGGGCAATGCTCCTCCTAGACGTATCGTGTGGCCCAAAGAAAAATCTG TTCTGCGTCCCTCTGTTTCTGGCAACAAGAAGACCAACCTGGTGGCAAAGCCTAGCAGTCATG ATAAACCCATGGACCTGAAACAAGGAGAAAAGGCGTCTGTCCTGAAGCCGTTCCCGCTGGTCACAGCCAGACCCAAGCAAGAGCCCAAACAGCAGACGACCACCACAGCCCCTGCGCTAAACA CCAGCCGTTTTGACATATATGAAAACTCCTCCATATTCAGGCCCCTGCCTAAGTCAGAGGTAGACAGCATGGGCAACCCGCGCTTTATAG CTCCCCACGTCATCTACAAGACGGATAAGCCGCCAGAAGAGCCATGCTCTATCACCTCCTCCCTCGCTTACTTCCCCGATGAGGAAGGCAGCGATCAGAATGTGACCGGTCCTCCCCGCCTACCTCCATCCAACGTTACTGTGGTCACCGTGGAGGGTTGCCCGTCCTTTGTCATTCTTGACTGGCAGAAAACCGACAACGAAACCAGAG AGTATGAAGTTGTGTCCACCACCACAGGCCCGAATGGAAGGCAGACGTCAGTATTGACAACCAACCAGACCCACACAGCCGTGGAGAATCTCAAACCAGAGAGCAG TTATGAATTCACAGTAACACCGAGGAATGAGCTGGGAACGGGACCCTCCTCCGATCCTGTAACTTTTAGCACAGAGTCAG CGGACCCTCGAGTGAGCGAGTATGTTTCAG GCAAAGATGCCATCTGGACTCAGTTTCCGTTTAAAGCTGATGCCCACTCTGAATGCAATGGAAAGCAGTTCGTGAAGAGAACCTGGTACCGAAAGTTTGTGGGCATCCAGCTCTGCAACTCCTTAAGATACAAGATCTACCTGAGCGAGACTCTCAATG GGAAGTTTTACAACATAGGGGATCAGACGGGATACGGCGAGGACCACTGTCAGTTTGTGGATTCTTTCTTGGATGGCAAGACTGGCAGCCATTTCCTGGCTGACCAGCTTCCAAGCAGACAAG GCTTCTACAGAGCGCTGAGACAAGAGCCCGTTTCCTTTGGAGAGATCGGAGGAAAGTCGCACTCGACTTACGTAGGCTGGTATGAGTGTGGCACTCCCATACCTGGAAAGTGGTAA
- the abi3bpa gene encoding target of Nesh-SH3 isoform X5, translating into MMKMQQHSHIFLALILAVFIFRIALSGPSVVRVRRQNMKVRISTTGDTIVMKFLRPNTDTRLEGYILGYGGSMFSKQFIQLPEDGKPYETEFDAEPKYLIAVQPIPANEVKKQCTGKVELQKPLHLVIGSVTPTSVLLSWGTLLKTPYEGNVMNDCLEDGHYTVRYREKNRKWNYQTCPTSDTVIDKLKPNTVYEFGVQPNSKDGTGVWSRPVVHNISMPRVEEKVIRKIFRPPVSPAKPVPSGPHSLPSFPHLTSSVQNKTRGRLPFSRNIATQTTLAPTTTTTKTTTTTKETLSTRGPAPAVINKQPIGPGVLGSSEVPRSPISSSVPTAGRNTTLRRTSVPSHSTNHVARPFSQSRTVTSSHSSSTPGAASGAHHRGNAPPRRIVWPKEKSVLRPSVSGNKKTNLVAKPSSHDKPMDLKQGEKASVLKPFPLVTARPKQEPKQQTTTTAPALNTSRFDIYENSSIFRPLPKSEVDSMGNPRFIAPHVIYKTDKPPEEPCSITSSLAYFPDEEGSDQNVTGPPRLPPSNVTVVTVEGCPSFVILDWQKTDNETREYEVVSTTTGPNGRQTSVLTTNQTHTAVENLKPESSYEFTVTPRNELGTGPSSDPVTFSTESADPRVSEYVSGKDAIWTQFPFKADAHSECNGKQFVKRTWYRKFVGIQLCNSLRYKIYLSETLNGKFYNIGDQTGYGEDHCQFVDSFLDGKTGSHFLADQLPSRQGFYRALRQEPVSFGEIGGKSHSTYVGWYECGTPIPGKW; encoded by the exons TGAGACGCCAAAACATGAAAGTCCGCATCAGCACCACAGGAGACACCATTGTGATGAAGTTTTTGCGTCCCAACACTGACACCAGGCTGGAGGGATACATCCTGGGATACGGCGGCAGCATGTTCTCCAAACAGTTCATTCAGCTGCCAGAAGATGGAAAACCATATGAGACAGAGTTTG ATGCTGAGCCCAAGTACCTTATAGCTGTCCAGCCTATTCCTGCTAACGAGGTGAAGAAGCAGTGCACAG GTAAAGTGGAATTGCAGAAGCCGCTGCACCTGGTCATTGGGTCGGTGACGCCAACCTCAGTTCTTCTGTCCTGGGGGACACTGCTGAAAACCCCTTATGAAGGCAACGTCATGAATGACTGTCTGGAGGATGG ACACTACACAGTGCGTTACCGTGAGaagaacaggaagtggaactACCAGACCTGTCCAACAAGCGATACAGTCATTGACAAACTGAAGCCAAACACAGTCTATGAGTTTGGTGTCCAGCCAAATTCTAAGGATGGCACCGGTGTGTGGAGCAGGCCGGTTGTTCACAACATCAGCATGCCAAGAGTCGAAG AGAAGGTCATCAGGAAAATCTTTAGGCCTCCAGTCAGCCCTGCG AAACCTGTACCTTCAGGTCCCCATTCCTTGCCCTCATTTCCTCACCTCACTTCCTCAG TCCAAAACAAGACCAGGGGCAGACTGCCCTTCTCCAGGAACATAGCCACACAGACGACTCTTG CGccaaccacaaccacaaccaaaacCACAACTACTACTAAGGAAACCCTGTCTACTCGTGGACCTGCACCTGCTGTGATCAACAAACAGCCAATTG GTCCTGGTGTTCTCGGGTCGTCTGAAGTTCCTCGTTCTCCCATTAGCTCATCTGTTCCTACAGCAGGAAGAAACACCACCCTGCGTCGCACATCGGTTCCTTCTCATTCCACTAATCATGTTGCCAGACCATTCTCACAATCCAGGACAGTCACTTCCTCTCACAGTTCCAGCACACCTGGCG cAGCCAGTGGGGCGCATCATAGGGGCAATGCTCCTCCTAGACGTATCGTGTGGCCCAAAGAAAAATCTG TTCTGCGTCCCTCTGTTTCTGGCAACAAGAAGACCAACCTGGTGGCAAAGCCTAGCAGTCATG ATAAACCCATGGACCTGAAACAAGGAGAAAAGGCGTCTGTCCTGAAGCCGTTCCCGCTGGTCACAGCCAGACCCAAGCAAGAGCCCAAACAGCAGACGACCACCACAGCCCCTGCGCTAAACA CCAGCCGTTTTGACATATATGAAAACTCCTCCATATTCAGGCCCCTGCCTAAGTCAGAGGTAGACAGCATGGGCAACCCGCGCTTTATAG CTCCCCACGTCATCTACAAGACGGATAAGCCGCCAGAAGAGCCATGCTCTATCACCTCCTCCCTCGCTTACTTCCCCGATGAGGAAGGCAGCGATCAGAATGTGACCGGTCCTCCCCGCCTACCTCCATCCAACGTTACTGTGGTCACCGTGGAGGGTTGCCCGTCCTTTGTCATTCTTGACTGGCAGAAAACCGACAACGAAACCAGAG AGTATGAAGTTGTGTCCACCACCACAGGCCCGAATGGAAGGCAGACGTCAGTATTGACAACCAACCAGACCCACACAGCCGTGGAGAATCTCAAACCAGAGAGCAG TTATGAATTCACAGTAACACCGAGGAATGAGCTGGGAACGGGACCCTCCTCCGATCCTGTAACTTTTAGCACAGAGTCAG CGGACCCTCGAGTGAGCGAGTATGTTTCAG GCAAAGATGCCATCTGGACTCAGTTTCCGTTTAAAGCTGATGCCCACTCTGAATGCAATGGAAAGCAGTTCGTGAAGAGAACCTGGTACCGAAAGTTTGTGGGCATCCAGCTCTGCAACTCCTTAAGATACAAGATCTACCTGAGCGAGACTCTCAATG GGAAGTTTTACAACATAGGGGATCAGACGGGATACGGCGAGGACCACTGTCAGTTTGTGGATTCTTTCTTGGATGGCAAGACTGGCAGCCATTTCCTGGCTGACCAGCTTCCAAGCAGACAAG GCTTCTACAGAGCGCTGAGACAAGAGCCCGTTTCCTTTGGAGAGATCGGAGGAAAGTCGCACTCGACTTACGTAGGCTGGTATGAGTGTGGCACTCCCATACCTGGAAAGTGGTAA
- the abi3bpa gene encoding target of Nesh-SH3 isoform X7 — MMKMQQHSHIFLALILAVFIFRIALSGPSVVRVRRQNMKVRISTTGDTIVMKFLRPNTDTRLEGYILGYGGSMFSKQFIQLPEDGKPYETEFDAEPKYLIAVQPIPANEVKKQCTGKVELQKPLHLVIGSVTPTSVLLSWGTLLKTPYEGNVMNDCLEDGHYTVRYREKNRKWNYQTCPTSDTVIDKLKPNTVYEFGVQPNSKDGTGVWSRPVVHNISMPRVEEKVIRKIFRPPVSPAKPVPSGPHSLPSFPHLTSSVQNKTRGRLPFSRNIATQTTLAPTTTTTKTTTTTKETLSTRGPAPAVINKQPIVLRPSVSGNKKTNLVAKPSSHDKPMDLKQGEKASVLKPFPLVTARPKQEPKQQTTTTAPALNTSRFDIYENSSIFRPLPKSEVDSMGNPRFIAPHVIYKTDKPPEEPCSITSSLAYFPDEEGSDQNVTGPPRLPPSNVTVVTVEGCPSFVILDWQKTDNETREYEVVSTTTGPNGRQTSVLTTNQTHTAVENLKPESSYEFTVTPRNELGTGPSSDPVTFSTESADPRVSEYVSGKDAIWTQFPFKADAHSECNGKQFVKRTWYRKFVGIQLCNSLRYKIYLSETLNGKFYNIGDQTGYGEDHCQFVDSFLDGKTGSHFLADQLPSRQGFYRALRQEPVSFGEIGGKSHSTYVGWYECGTPIPGKW; from the exons TGAGACGCCAAAACATGAAAGTCCGCATCAGCACCACAGGAGACACCATTGTGATGAAGTTTTTGCGTCCCAACACTGACACCAGGCTGGAGGGATACATCCTGGGATACGGCGGCAGCATGTTCTCCAAACAGTTCATTCAGCTGCCAGAAGATGGAAAACCATATGAGACAGAGTTTG ATGCTGAGCCCAAGTACCTTATAGCTGTCCAGCCTATTCCTGCTAACGAGGTGAAGAAGCAGTGCACAG GTAAAGTGGAATTGCAGAAGCCGCTGCACCTGGTCATTGGGTCGGTGACGCCAACCTCAGTTCTTCTGTCCTGGGGGACACTGCTGAAAACCCCTTATGAAGGCAACGTCATGAATGACTGTCTGGAGGATGG ACACTACACAGTGCGTTACCGTGAGaagaacaggaagtggaactACCAGACCTGTCCAACAAGCGATACAGTCATTGACAAACTGAAGCCAAACACAGTCTATGAGTTTGGTGTCCAGCCAAATTCTAAGGATGGCACCGGTGTGTGGAGCAGGCCGGTTGTTCACAACATCAGCATGCCAAGAGTCGAAG AGAAGGTCATCAGGAAAATCTTTAGGCCTCCAGTCAGCCCTGCG AAACCTGTACCTTCAGGTCCCCATTCCTTGCCCTCATTTCCTCACCTCACTTCCTCAG TCCAAAACAAGACCAGGGGCAGACTGCCCTTCTCCAGGAACATAGCCACACAGACGACTCTTG CGccaaccacaaccacaaccaaaacCACAACTACTACTAAGGAAACCCTGTCTACTCGTGGACCTGCACCTGCTGTGATCAACAAACAGCCAATTG TTCTGCGTCCCTCTGTTTCTGGCAACAAGAAGACCAACCTGGTGGCAAAGCCTAGCAGTCATG ATAAACCCATGGACCTGAAACAAGGAGAAAAGGCGTCTGTCCTGAAGCCGTTCCCGCTGGTCACAGCCAGACCCAAGCAAGAGCCCAAACAGCAGACGACCACCACAGCCCCTGCGCTAAACA CCAGCCGTTTTGACATATATGAAAACTCCTCCATATTCAGGCCCCTGCCTAAGTCAGAGGTAGACAGCATGGGCAACCCGCGCTTTATAG CTCCCCACGTCATCTACAAGACGGATAAGCCGCCAGAAGAGCCATGCTCTATCACCTCCTCCCTCGCTTACTTCCCCGATGAGGAAGGCAGCGATCAGAATGTGACCGGTCCTCCCCGCCTACCTCCATCCAACGTTACTGTGGTCACCGTGGAGGGTTGCCCGTCCTTTGTCATTCTTGACTGGCAGAAAACCGACAACGAAACCAGAG AGTATGAAGTTGTGTCCACCACCACAGGCCCGAATGGAAGGCAGACGTCAGTATTGACAACCAACCAGACCCACACAGCCGTGGAGAATCTCAAACCAGAGAGCAG TTATGAATTCACAGTAACACCGAGGAATGAGCTGGGAACGGGACCCTCCTCCGATCCTGTAACTTTTAGCACAGAGTCAG CGGACCCTCGAGTGAGCGAGTATGTTTCAG GCAAAGATGCCATCTGGACTCAGTTTCCGTTTAAAGCTGATGCCCACTCTGAATGCAATGGAAAGCAGTTCGTGAAGAGAACCTGGTACCGAAAGTTTGTGGGCATCCAGCTCTGCAACTCCTTAAGATACAAGATCTACCTGAGCGAGACTCTCAATG GGAAGTTTTACAACATAGGGGATCAGACGGGATACGGCGAGGACCACTGTCAGTTTGTGGATTCTTTCTTGGATGGCAAGACTGGCAGCCATTTCCTGGCTGACCAGCTTCCAAGCAGACAAG GCTTCTACAGAGCGCTGAGACAAGAGCCCGTTTCCTTTGGAGAGATCGGAGGAAAGTCGCACTCGACTTACGTAGGCTGGTATGAGTGTGGCACTCCCATACCTGGAAAGTGGTAA